Proteins encoded within one genomic window of Couchioplanes caeruleus:
- a CDS encoding GNAT family N-acetyltransferase yields MQPVIRPYRPGDLDAVYDICVRTADAGGDARGRYSSDTLMGDIFAAPYVVLEPEHAHILDDGTGAAVGYVLGTADTARFARRYRDEWLPATAGRYPEPNDPPVTPDDEMLALHHHPEHMIVPELADHPAHLHIDLLPDWQGKGWGRSLIATFLQGLHRAGVPRVHLGMVSTNTAARAFYHRLGFVELNVPAATTVTYMGRDTTPW; encoded by the coding sequence GTGCAGCCTGTGATCCGCCCATACCGTCCGGGTGACCTCGACGCCGTCTACGACATCTGCGTCCGCACCGCCGACGCGGGCGGCGACGCCCGAGGCCGCTACTCCTCCGACACACTGATGGGCGACATCTTCGCCGCGCCCTACGTCGTCCTCGAACCCGAGCACGCCCACATCCTCGACGACGGCACGGGCGCGGCGGTCGGCTACGTACTCGGCACGGCCGACACCGCACGCTTCGCCCGCCGCTACCGAGACGAGTGGCTCCCGGCGACGGCCGGGCGCTACCCCGAGCCGAACGATCCCCCGGTCACACCCGACGACGAGATGCTGGCTCTGCACCACCACCCGGAGCACATGATCGTGCCCGAGCTGGCGGACCACCCCGCGCACCTCCACATCGACCTGCTGCCCGACTGGCAGGGCAAGGGCTGGGGCCGCAGCCTGATCGCAACGTTCCTGCAAGGACTCCACAGGGCCGGCGTACCCCGCGTCCACCTGGGGATGGTGTCGACAAACACCGCGGCGCGGGCCTTCTACCACCGGCTGGGCTTCGTCGAACTGAACGTCCCGGCGGCAACCACGGTCACCTACATGGGCCGCGACACGACACCGTGGTGA
- a CDS encoding RNA polymerase-binding protein RbpA, which produces MSSGSAIRGSRIGSGPMRPDERSEPAPRREVRYWCSAGHEVDVRFAADVPPPETWDCTRCGQPAGLDPSNPPGRMRVEPYKSHLAYVKERRSEADGAAILAEALAKVRQRRGE; this is translated from the coding sequence GTGTCCAGTGGCAGTGCCATCCGTGGCAGCCGCATCGGCTCCGGCCCGATGCGCCCCGATGAGCGCAGCGAGCCTGCACCCCGCCGGGAGGTGAGGTACTGGTGCTCGGCCGGGCACGAGGTGGACGTCCGGTTCGCCGCCGACGTGCCTCCGCCCGAGACCTGGGACTGCACCCGATGCGGCCAGCCGGCCGGCCTCGACCCGTCGAACCCGCCGGGGCGGATGCGGGTCGAGCCGTACAAGTCTCATCTTGCGTATGTGAAGGAGCGGCGTTCGGAGGCGGACGGGGCGGCGATTTTGGCCGAGGCGCTCGCCAAGGTCCGTCAGCGGCGCGGGGAGTAG